One genomic window of Diospyros lotus cultivar Yz01 chromosome 8, ASM1463336v1, whole genome shotgun sequence includes the following:
- the LOC127807878 gene encoding uncharacterized protein LOC127807878: MEGKQQQSPYPHSSSLLRDISNFRTPKRHLQNPNFNSPRPQFFTASKDTSKSSSTSRSHRPSIAPSASASRCKVARRLKAFELEQSKSARKAQIDKEKFLRSLEKSLTVWLNFLLQSPVSCGCDPSKMTGDCLSDESEARNGKRERRRGVGVGVDSALRWRCPKRQKGSAWHGVGKEDTNRVSNSVFSALRSSLRDICSFEDLKQRMEAYLSLANCNEIFNVMTQVTKNIDEGRLKMKAHCPIVTDVGLKEKALKILMCYNPTWLRIGLYIIFGGDSLLQDGDINSEQEIAFLNMVIEKQFFWHDGLARVYAYNKLVEGLYRPGYFEMLGNIILKRFLLLVLILDRVKIQSCLPIKYGIDGLDGGSPLLFTLQSNIKSSRQVINDFLSSDVMHGEGNLLAHLVIMGYKVSYLQSPLNEYDFRVTDLFEDLRDGVRLCRAIQLLQHDTSILMKMVVPSDAHKKNMVNCGIALQHLKQAGTPLFDEDGSVIVEEDIVSGDKELTLSLLWNVFVHLQLPLLVNKVLLLEETSKIRGVHMEHLHNSTLLDMLFNWIQAICESYDYRVDDFTSMVDGKAMWCLLDYYFRKELKCSCSLKDLKDTTEESSIMSVCDYTDAVYNFILSQKLGTLLGNFPEVLQVSDILEHNGACNSKSVIILLVFLSFQLIVKKNTDQLNFHKFLGFNCQNSARKYTRAGNCFVYPEPSLNEEARCENNNEDGARNFKAIISWWQDMALRNQKVDFQPRAHVQCVSTSRDSKAMQRENAAKIIQSHFRRSMEQSKYVGMKNAVSLLQTVIRAWLAVKKRRTIHEFWTDRVQGLPFERLKLSEPLHKYICFMVDRHNFVKLKRSVAIIQTATRAWLSHRNHNRFMLTQDSRTHDHVNAAVVVHKSIRGWIGRSIYFQRVQLQKDSRACEENEGNVLERKAVSHDQLGANKFHVHNSFLHHHIAATTIQSCYRGWLTRKDFMSQKQASVKIQSIFRYLRCLRNFQQYKIVVQSVIIIQAYLRGWIARRGAYQLKCLIILIQSHCRGWLIRRGIIVQKEAVIKIQNAFRCMRARKVFHSHKHAAMEIQRFVRGQIARRRILGASCLHKVVPLGQILTSGGCFRSLELSLFLCSVSKLQRWWRSLLMRKLRTRSSIIIQSHIRGWLVRREILLQKEAVIKVQSAFRCTQCWKFFHCHRHAAIEIQRFVRGQIARWRISGFLKNLEKSILMQKLRVKSATIIQSHIRGWIARREAKRERHRITVIQSYWKGHLARKDSRGQIRDLRLRVQKSAANVDDGMRIMNRLVGALSELLTIKSVSGILHTCATLDMATEHSQKCCEKLVEAGAVDILLKLILSVSRSIPDQEVLKHALSTLRNLARYSHLTEVLVSSNGCVETIFREFLRNKEEGYFIAAELLKKIFLNVKGLEAACRLPALIKRLHHLAEDLTRKAGKDRRNRRGQLEQVERRLREAVELLNLLANG, translated from the exons ATGGAGGGGAAACAGCAGCAATCTCCTTATCCTCATTCCTCGTCGCTTCTCAGAGACATCTCCAATTTCCGAACCCCCAAGCGGCAcctccaaaaccctaatttcaaCTCACCGCGTCCGCAATTCTTCACCGCCTCCAAGGACACATCTAAATCCTCATCCACCTCCCGCAGCCATCGCCCCTCCATTGCTCCCTCCGCCTCGGCTTCACGGTGCAAGGTGGCCCGCAGGCTCAAGGCCTTCGAGCTCGAACAGTCCAAGTCGGCGCGGAAAGCTCAGATCGATAAAGAGAAATTCCTCAGGTCGCTGGAAAAATCTCTCACCGTTTGGCTTAATTTCCTGCTCCAAAGCCCGGTCTCATGCGGCTGCGATCCGTCCAAAATGACCGGCGACTGCCTGTCGGATGAGTCGGAAGCGAGGaatgggaagagagagagaaggagaggcGTCGGGGTTGGGGTTGACTCGGCATTGAGGTGGAGGTGCCCAAAACGGCAGAAAGGTTCGGCTTGGCATGGCGTGGGTAAAGAGGATACCAACAGGGTCTCAAATTCAGTGTTTTCGGCTTTGCGGTCTTCGTTGCGTGATATTTGCAGTTTTGAGGATTTGAAACAACGCATGGAGGCTTACTTAAGCTTGGCTAATTGCAATGAAATTTTCAATGTGATGACTCAAGTGACAAAG AATATTGATGAAGGAAGATTGAAAATGAAGGCACACTGTCCTATTGTAACTGATGTTGGATTGAAGGAGAAAGCCTTGAAAATCTTGATGTGTTACAATCCTACCTGGCTCCGGATTGggctatatattatatttggtGGAGATTCCTTGTTGCAAGATGGGGATATAAATTCTGAACAGGAAATTGCATTTTTGAATATGGTtattgagaaacaatttttctgGCATGATGGTCTTGCTAGAGTTTATGCTTACAACAAGTTGGTTGAAGGATTATACAGGCCAGGCTACTTTGAAATGCTGGGAAACATTATCTTGAAGAGATTTTTGTTGCTTGTTCTTATTCTTGATAGAGTTAAGATCCAGAGCTGTCTTCCCATCAAGTATGGCATTGATGGATTGGATGGAGGTTCTCCTCTGTTGTTTACTCTGCAATCCAACATTAAATCGAGCCGTCAAGTGATAAATG ACTTCTTATCATCTGATGTGATGCATGGAGAAGGTAATCTTCTTGCTCATTTAGTGATCATGGGGTACAAAGTATCATACCTACAG AGTCCTCTCAATGAGTATGACTTCAGGGTGACAGACTTGTTTGAAGATCTCCGAGATGGGGTGCGGCTTTGTAGAGCCATTCAGCTCTTGCAGCATGACACTTCCATACTCATG AAAATGGTGGTCCCATCAGATGCTCATAAAAAGAATATGGTTAATTGTGGCATTGCCCTGCAACATCTAAAGCAGGCTGGTACGCCATTGTTTGATGAAGATGGATCAGTGATTGTAGAAGAAGACATTGTTAGTGGAGATAAAGAATTGACACTTTCTTTGCTATGGAATGTGTTCGTTCATCTACAG TTGCCACTTCTGGTCAATAAAGTGCTTCTATTGGAGGAAACTTCTAAAATTCGAGGAGTGCACATG GAGCATTTACATAATTCCACTCTTTTGGATATGCTTTTTAATTGGATTCAG GCAATATGTGAAAGTTACGATTATAGGGTTGATGATTTTACTTCGATGGTTGATGGAAAAGCCATGTGGTGTTTGCTTGACTATTACTTTAGAAAGGAACTTAAATGTTCATGTTCTCTTAAG GATCTGAAGGATACAACAGAAGAATCATCAATTATGTCAGTTTGTGATTATACAGATGCGGTTTACAACTTCATATTATCACAAAAACTGGGTACATTGTTGGGAAATTTCCCAGAG GTTCTGCAAGTCAGTGACATACTTGAACATAATGGTGCATGCAACAGCAAGAGTGtgattattttgttggtttttctCTCATTCCAGTTAATTGTTAAGAAAAATACG GATCAGCTGAATTTTCATAAATTCTTGGgatttaattgtcaaaattcaGCAAGGAAATATACAAGAGCAGGAAATTGCTTCGTGTACCCTGAACCATCTCTAAATGAAGAAGCTCGATGTGAAAACAACAATGAAG ATGGTGCGAGAAATTTTAAGGCCATCATATCTTGGTGGCAAGACATGGCTCTGCGGAACCAAAAAGTTGATTTTCAGCCACGTGCTCATGTGCAATGCGTATCAACTAGCAGAGACAGCAAAGCGATGCAAAGAG AAAATGCTGCCAAAATTATTCAGTCTCACTTTAGACGGTCAATGGAACAAAGCAAGTATGTGGGTATGAAGAATGCCGTTTCTCTGTTGCAAACAGTGATTCGAGCTTGGTTGGCTGTGAAGAAGAGAAGAACCATCCATGAATTCTGGACTGACAGAGTGCAAGGGCTGCCATTTG AAAGGCTGAAGCTGTCAGAACCTCTGCACAAATATATCTGCTTTATGGTTGACAGGCATAATTTTGTGAAGTTGAAAAGGTCTGTGGCAATCATTCAAACTGCAACAAGGGCTTGGCTTTCTCACAGAAATCACAATAGATTCATGTTAACTCAAGATTCACGTACTCATGATCATGTCAATGCTGCCGTTGTTGTTCACAAGTCTATTCGAGGATGGATAGGAAGGTCTATTTATTTCCAGCGGGTTCAGTTGCAGAAAGATTCACGTGCAtgtgaagaaaatgaaggaaatgtTTTGGAAAGAAAAGCGGTTTCTCATGATCAACTAGGTGCGAACAAGTTTCATGTGCACAATTCTTTCCTCCATCACCATATAGCTGCAACTACAATTCAAAGTTGCTACCGTGGTTGGTTAACAAGAAAAGATTTTATGAGTCAAAAGCAAGCAAGTGTTAAAATTCAAAGTATTTTTCGATATCTGAGATGCTTGAGGAACTTTCAACAATACAAGATTGTTGTTCAGTCAGTAATCATCATTCAAGCTTATCTGCGTGGATGGATTGCTAGAAGAGGTGCTTATCAACTGAAGTGTCTCATCATTTTGATTCAA AGCCATTGTCGTGGTTGGCTAATAAGAAGAGGAATCATTGTTCAAAAAGAGGCAGTGATAAAGATTCAAAATGCTTTTCGATGTATGAGGGCCAGGAAGGTTTTCCACAGTCATAAGCATGCTGCAATGGAAATACAGCGCTTTGTCAGGGGTCAGATTGCTCGGAGGAGGATTTTAG GGGCTTCTTGCCTTCACAAAGTTGTTCCATTGGGTCAGATTTTGACTTCAGGAGGTTGCTTCAGGAGTCTCGAATTGAGTTTATTTCTATGCTCTGTTTCTAAGTTACAAAGGTGGTGGAGAAGTCTTCTAATGCGTAAATTGAGAACAAGGTCGTCAATCATTATCCAATCTCATATTCGAGGGTGGTTAGTAAGAAGAGAGATTCTTCTTCAAAAAGAGGCAGTGATAAAAGTACAAAGCGCTTTCCGATGCACACAATGCTGGAAGTTTTTCCACTGTCATAGGCATGCTGCAATTGAAATACAACGATTTGTCAGGGGACAGATTGCTCGATGGAGGATTTCAG GTTTCCTGAAGAACCTTGAGAAGAGTATTTTAATGCAGAAATTGAGGGTAAAGTCAGCGACCATTATCCAATCTCATATTCGAGGTTGGATTGCCAGGCGAGAAGCAAAGAGGGAGAGGCATCGTATTACTGTAATCCAG TCATACTGGAAGGGTCACCTTGCACGAAAGGATTCAAGAGGGCAGATACGTGACCTGCGCTTGAGAGTCCAAAAGTCTGCTGCAAATGTGGATGACGGTATGCGTATAATGAACAGATTGGTGGGAGCACTTTCTGAACTATTGACTATTAAAAGTGTCAGTGGCATTCTACATACCTGTGCAACGTTAG ATATGGCTACGGAACATTCACAAAAATGTTGTGAGAAACTTGTGGAAGCTGGGGCTGTTGATATTTTACTCAAGCTGATCCTCTCCGTGAGTCGAAGCATTCCCGATCAGGAGGTTCTAAAACATGCACTGTCTACTCTAAGAAACCTGGCACGCTATTCACATTTGACTGAAGTGCTCGTTAGTAGTAATGGATGTGTTGAGACAATTTTCCGGGAGTTCCTAAG AAACAAGGAGGAAGGATATTTCATTGCTGCAGAGCTCTTGaagaagatttttttaaatgtgaAAGGTTTGGAAGCTGCATGCAGGTTACCTGCTCTCATAAAGAGGCTGCACCACCTAGCGGAGGATCTCACAAGAAAGGCAGGCAAGGACAGGAG GAATCGTCGAGGCCAGCTTGAGCAAGTGGAGAGAAGATTAAGAGAAGCTGTCGAGCTTCTAAATCTATTGGCAAATGGTTGA
- the LOC127807881 gene encoding 15.4 kDa class V heat shock protein, translated as MLRPPLPNWHINSESNPLSAPDIEPTPSSSPERKSMDVSTIHPAPWPVLFTSPLLFPYHFIPENYVHWTETPESHIFSADLPGVRKEEIRVEVEDSRYLIIRTEAADASTEPAKSFKRKFRLPGMIDVSGISAGYEDGVLTVTVPRSFVRRGFYIEPADLPERLDVLARAA; from the exons ATGCTGCGCCCACCTCTACCAAATTGGCATATAAATAGCGAGAGCAACCCCCTTTCTGCCCCCGACATCGAACCAACTCCATCTTCTTCCCCAGAAAGGAAATCAATGGACGTCTCAACCATTCATCCTGCTCCATGGCCTGTTCTCTTCACCTCTCCCCTCCTCTTCCCCTATCATTTCATCCCTGAAAACTACGTCCACTGGACAGAAACCCCTGAATCTCACATTTTCTCAGCTGACCTCCCCG GTGTTAGGAAAGAGGAGATAAGAGTGGAGGTTGAAGACTCCAGGTACCTGATAATAAGAACTGAGGCTGCCGACGCGTCAACAGAGCCCGCCAAGAGCTTCAAGAGGAAATTCCGGCTCCCGGGCATGATCGATGTTAGCGGGATCTCGGCTGGGTACGAAGATGGGGTGCTGACAGTTACAGTGCCGAGGTCTTTTGTGAGGAGAGGGTTCTATATTGAGCCAGCTGACTTGCCTGAACGGCTGGATGTTCTGGCAAGGGCTGCTTGA